A genomic region of Aeropyrum pernix K1 contains the following coding sequences:
- the rpoA1 gene encoding DNA-directed RNA polymerase subunit A' yields MSLRLSEFRETNLLDKILFGVLSPHEIRQLAKVTVVRGDLYEADGTPVSGGLRDPHFGAIEPGERCPVCGNSREECPGHFGKIELARPVLIPHYTDYVYKILQATCRVCGRITLPEEKIKYYRLIFRRLRGKWPQLAKTFATMVVKEAAQATQCPHCGKPQYKVVYIRPFHFYEKKPEGDVKLTPSEIRERLEKTGSEIEILGVHPERSRPEWMVATVLIVPPLAVRPSITLETGLRSEDDLTHALAEIVRQNEKLRNVIVTNAPETLIEENWMVLQEMVAAYIDNELPGARRLTHRRKRYLKTLAQRLKGKDGRIRGNLSGKRVNYSARTVISPDPYISINEVGVPEEIAKTLTIAMRVTPYNLEEARRYVLNGPDKWPGALFVYKASERKKYDLRFFKDYEKLAESLEPGDVVERHLINGDIVLFNRQPSLHRMSIMGHIVRVMPGKTFRLNLLVCPPYNADFDGDEMNLHVPRLEEAQAEAREIMLVEKHILTPRYGGPIIGGRQDYVSGAYLLTVKTRLFTKEEVERLLSVAGYKGDLPEPAILKPEPLWTGKQLASIFLPEDLSFKGKSKTNAGDLACSDELCLHDSYIVITNGKLLEGVLDKKAIGAEEPNNLLHIIALEYGNSKARQLLDSFYRMFIRMLELRGLTISLHDIDLPDRAKQEIEELIREYKGRVYSIIEEYRKGTLEPIPGRSLEESLEIKIMEVLDELRKRVQEVASNNLDPFNDVFVMARTGARGSDVNISQMAAMLGQQAVRGRRIRRGLRNRVLAHFKENDIEPEAWGFVRSSFRKGLRPTEVFFHAAAGREGLVDTAVKTSQSGYMQRRLINALQDIVVTYDGTVRDLYGNLIQLKYGEDGVDPMKTYHGKPVDVKRIIQRVKASKAETV; encoded by the coding sequence ATGTCTCTAAGGCTCTCGGAGTTCCGCGAGACAAACCTTCTAGATAAGATACTCTTTGGCGTCTTAAGCCCCCATGAGATAAGGCAGCTGGCCAAGGTCACCGTTGTGAGGGGTGATCTGTACGAGGCTGATGGAACCCCAGTCTCAGGAGGGTTGAGGGATCCACACTTCGGGGCCATAGAGCCGGGTGAAAGATGCCCTGTATGTGGCAACAGCAGGGAAGAGTGTCCAGGGCACTTCGGCAAGATAGAGCTCGCAAGGCCGGTGCTCATACCCCATTACACCGACTACGTCTACAAGATTCTACAGGCGACCTGCAGAGTTTGCGGCAGGATAACCCTCCCCGAAGAGAAGATCAAGTATTATAGGCTGATTTTCAGGAGGCTCAGGGGGAAGTGGCCGCAGCTGGCTAAGACGTTTGCCACAATGGTTGTTAAAGAGGCTGCTCAGGCCACCCAGTGTCCACACTGCGGTAAGCCGCAGTATAAAGTGGTTTACATAAGACCCTTCCACTTCTACGAGAAGAAGCCTGAAGGAGATGTTAAACTAACACCGTCAGAGATACGTGAGAGGCTTGAGAAGACTGGCAGCGAGATAGAGATACTAGGCGTCCACCCCGAGAGGTCTAGGCCCGAATGGATGGTGGCCACAGTCCTCATAGTGCCACCCCTGGCCGTCAGGCCTTCTATAACGCTTGAGACGGGTCTAAGATCGGAAGATGATCTTACACATGCGCTAGCGGAGATAGTGAGGCAGAACGAGAAGCTTAGGAACGTCATAGTTACTAACGCGCCGGAGACGCTTATAGAGGAGAACTGGATGGTTCTACAGGAAATGGTTGCCGCCTACATAGACAACGAGCTGCCGGGAGCTAGAAGACTTACACACAGGAGGAAGAGGTATCTGAAGACTCTAGCCCAAAGGCTTAAAGGGAAGGACGGGAGGATTAGGGGTAACCTATCCGGTAAGAGGGTTAACTATTCGGCCCGGACTGTGATAAGCCCTGACCCGTATATAAGCATCAACGAGGTCGGCGTTCCAGAGGAGATAGCTAAGACTCTGACTATAGCCATGAGGGTGACCCCATACAACCTAGAGGAGGCGAGGAGGTATGTGCTCAACGGGCCTGATAAGTGGCCGGGCGCGCTGTTTGTTTACAAGGCCTCCGAGAGGAAGAAGTACGACCTGAGGTTCTTCAAGGATTATGAGAAGCTGGCTGAGAGCCTAGAGCCGGGGGATGTTGTTGAGAGGCATCTGATAAACGGCGACATAGTCCTCTTCAACAGACAGCCGAGCCTTCATAGAATGTCTATTATGGGCCACATAGTGAGGGTTATGCCGGGGAAGACGTTCAGGCTCAACCTCCTCGTGTGCCCGCCATACAATGCGGACTTCGACGGTGACGAGATGAACCTTCACGTACCCAGGCTGGAGGAGGCGCAGGCCGAGGCAAGGGAGATAATGCTTGTTGAGAAGCATATACTAACGCCTAGATATGGAGGTCCAATAATAGGTGGTAGGCAAGATTATGTAAGCGGAGCTTACCTTCTAACAGTGAAGACCAGGCTGTTCACTAAGGAGGAGGTGGAGAGGCTCCTAAGCGTGGCTGGCTACAAGGGCGATCTGCCTGAGCCCGCAATCCTAAAGCCTGAACCCCTCTGGACGGGTAAGCAGCTGGCTTCCATATTCCTGCCTGAGGACCTAAGCTTCAAGGGTAAGAGCAAGACTAATGCGGGAGACCTCGCATGCAGCGACGAGCTCTGCCTGCACGACAGCTATATAGTTATAACCAACGGGAAGCTCCTTGAGGGGGTCCTAGATAAGAAGGCTATAGGTGCCGAGGAGCCCAATAATCTGCTCCACATTATAGCGCTCGAGTACGGCAACTCTAAGGCGAGACAGCTTCTCGACAGTTTCTACAGGATGTTCATAAGAATGCTCGAGCTAAGAGGCCTCACGATATCTCTCCACGACATAGACCTGCCAGATAGGGCGAAGCAGGAGATCGAGGAGCTAATACGCGAGTACAAGGGGAGAGTGTACAGTATAATAGAAGAGTATAGAAAGGGGACTCTAGAGCCCATACCCGGTAGAAGCCTGGAGGAGAGTCTTGAGATAAAGATTATGGAGGTTTTAGATGAGCTAAGGAAGAGGGTCCAGGAGGTTGCTTCTAACAATCTAGACCCGTTCAACGACGTGTTCGTCATGGCCAGAACAGGTGCTAGGGGTAGTGACGTTAATATAAGCCAGATGGCAGCAATGTTAGGGCAGCAGGCGGTGAGGGGTAGGAGGATTAGGAGAGGGTTGAGGAACAGGGTGCTGGCCCACTTCAAGGAGAACGACATAGAGCCCGAAGCATGGGGCTTCGTGCGCAGCAGCTTCAGGAAAGGCCTAAGGCCGACTGAGGTCTTCTTCCACGCTGCCGCCGGTAGAGAGGGCCTTGTTGATACTGCAGTGAAGACGTCGCAGAGCGGCTACATGCAGAGGAGGCTGATAAATGCCCTACAGGACATAGTCGTCACCTATGATGGCACTGTAAGGGACCTCTACGGGAACCTCATACAGCTCAAGTACGGCGAAGACGGTGTTGACCCCATGAAGACTTACCACGGAAAGCCGGTTGACGTAAAGAGGATTATTCAGAGGGTAAAGGCAAGTAAAGCGGAAACTGTCTAA
- a CDS encoding DNA-directed RNA polymerase subunit B codes for MSNKGGGQRSGEIGVDELWTVYKSFIRETGLARQHLDSFNRLVTQEIQKIIDSIREVRPQWRIYAGRRRYRRGRFEEHEIHLPDVKIVFGKARFKEPMAREVIESFDRRVTPFECRVRGITYSAPLMVEMTIVQDNMIEKTREVKIADFPVMVKSVLDPLSKYDEETVIEMGEDPGDPGGYFIINGSEKVIVAQEDLAVNRIIVNKSTAATARITHTAKAVSTVLGLRRQAIVDRMSDGTLEASLSRLRYRIPLVVLLRALGLEKDMEIMLAVSADPDVQREMLPSLEKGRALAPTKEDALKYLGNRIAPGQPLDVRIRRAEEFLDTQLLPHLGNRPEDRIKKAYFLAEMANRVLQLYLGKRGEDDKDFLGNKRLRLAGDLIAELFRESLEALANTMAQKLEEQLAERRQIRLDFLVRPTIISDRLKGAIATGNWGQDRTGISQQLDRTNWISLLSHLRRVISPLSRGQAHFEARDLHGSHWGRYCPFETPEGINCGLVKNLALSAYISVGVDESVVEEILVKDLGVAPLERILEEAKQAGEPPEIMLKGTKVFINGRPLGYHPNGAELARKIRELRRSDKLEVERPWEVSVYHLREGEIDELYVNTDSGRLMRPVVVVENGEPKLTREHVEKLSRGEITFWDLVKQGVVEMLDPEEEQNALIAELPWEVTKEHTHMELWVPAIVGVAAATIGYLEHNQSPRNTYQAAMAKQALGVYALNYRIRLDSHSYLLQYPQVPIVQTRMLDIMGYNERPAGQNMVVAIMSYTGYNIEDALIFNKGSIDMGLARAYFFRVYTGIENEYPGGERDRITLPKPDEVYDYRGAAAYAKLEADGIVAPETEVEGGEILIGRVSPPRFLGEGRVISMATVRRRDTSIPMRLGEKGVVDMVVISTTVERNKLVKVRVRNLRIPEIGDKFASRHGQKGVIGMIFPRYDMPYTEEGIEPDVILNPHAIPSRMTVGQLLEEIAGKLGAIKGRFVDATPFFKEDIDGLRIELLKEGYDPNAREVMYDGRTGQIIEAPITIGVAYYQRLYHMVADKIHARATGRVHLLTRQPTEGKARQGGLRFGEMERDCLVGHGASMLLRDRMLDNSDAYVMYVCNTCGNIAWFNRRKKVLECPIHGEEGDIRPVKVPYAFKLLLQEITSMMIKPELKVADKISVIRKVVGDYT; via the coding sequence GTGTCTAACAAGGGGGGAGGTCAGCGTAGCGGAGAAATAGGTGTGGACGAGCTTTGGACGGTGTATAAGTCGTTTATCAGGGAAACCGGCCTTGCTAGGCAGCATCTAGACTCTTTCAACAGGCTTGTTACGCAGGAGATACAGAAGATAATCGACAGTATTAGGGAGGTCAGGCCGCAGTGGAGGATCTATGCGGGTAGAAGGAGGTATAGGCGTGGAAGGTTTGAGGAGCACGAGATTCATCTTCCCGACGTGAAGATTGTATTTGGGAAGGCTAGGTTTAAGGAGCCTATGGCAAGGGAGGTCATAGAGAGTTTCGACAGGCGTGTCACACCCTTCGAGTGCCGTGTGAGGGGGATAACCTACTCTGCACCTCTGATGGTGGAGATGACTATAGTGCAGGATAACATGATAGAGAAGACACGTGAGGTTAAGATAGCCGACTTCCCGGTTATGGTGAAGAGCGTTCTAGACCCTCTATCCAAGTACGATGAGGAAACTGTTATAGAGATGGGTGAGGACCCCGGAGATCCCGGCGGCTACTTCATAATAAACGGGAGCGAAAAAGTCATAGTTGCCCAGGAGGATCTAGCGGTAAACAGGATTATAGTTAACAAGAGCACAGCAGCTACCGCCAGAATTACGCATACCGCTAAGGCAGTCTCAACAGTTCTAGGACTTAGGAGGCAAGCCATAGTGGATAGGATGAGCGACGGCACACTCGAGGCCAGTCTAAGCAGGCTGAGGTATAGGATACCCCTTGTGGTTCTCCTAAGGGCCCTAGGGTTGGAAAAGGATATGGAGATAATGCTTGCTGTCAGCGCTGATCCGGATGTGCAGAGGGAGATGTTACCCAGCCTTGAGAAGGGTAGGGCTCTCGCACCCACTAAAGAGGACGCCCTCAAATACCTGGGCAATAGGATAGCCCCGGGACAGCCGCTGGATGTTAGGATAAGAAGGGCAGAGGAGTTCCTGGACACGCAGCTGCTGCCCCACCTTGGCAACAGGCCTGAGGACAGGATAAAGAAGGCGTACTTCCTGGCTGAGATGGCTAACAGGGTTCTACAACTGTATCTAGGTAAGAGGGGCGAGGATGATAAAGACTTCCTCGGCAATAAGAGGCTGAGGCTGGCAGGCGATCTTATAGCAGAGCTATTCAGAGAATCCCTAGAGGCTCTGGCGAATACTATGGCCCAGAAGCTCGAGGAGCAGCTGGCCGAGAGGAGGCAAATAAGGCTGGACTTCCTCGTCAGACCAACCATAATAAGTGACAGGCTCAAGGGCGCCATAGCCACTGGCAACTGGGGTCAGGACCGTACTGGTATAAGCCAGCAGTTGGATAGGACAAACTGGATAAGCCTGCTCAGCCATCTTAGGAGGGTTATATCGCCTCTAAGCAGAGGTCAGGCCCACTTCGAGGCGAGAGACCTCCACGGCTCCCACTGGGGGCGCTACTGCCCCTTCGAGACTCCTGAGGGCATAAACTGTGGTCTTGTGAAGAACCTTGCACTTTCAGCCTACATATCTGTCGGTGTGGATGAGTCTGTTGTTGAGGAGATCCTCGTTAAGGACCTGGGAGTGGCGCCTCTAGAGAGAATCCTGGAAGAGGCGAAACAGGCGGGCGAGCCGCCGGAGATAATGTTGAAGGGTACCAAGGTTTTCATAAATGGGAGGCCTCTCGGCTATCACCCTAACGGTGCTGAGCTTGCGAGGAAGATTAGGGAGCTTAGGAGGAGTGACAAGCTCGAGGTTGAGAGGCCTTGGGAGGTTAGCGTATATCACCTGAGAGAGGGCGAGATAGACGAGCTTTACGTAAACACCGACTCCGGCAGGCTCATGAGGCCTGTTGTAGTGGTTGAGAACGGGGAGCCTAAGCTTACCAGGGAACATGTGGAGAAGCTGTCGAGAGGCGAAATAACGTTCTGGGATCTCGTTAAACAGGGAGTAGTGGAGATGCTGGACCCCGAGGAGGAGCAGAACGCGTTAATAGCTGAGCTGCCCTGGGAGGTCACTAAGGAGCATACCCACATGGAGCTATGGGTGCCAGCGATAGTTGGTGTCGCTGCAGCCACCATTGGGTACCTGGAGCACAACCAGAGCCCGAGGAACACCTACCAGGCTGCTATGGCTAAGCAGGCCCTCGGTGTCTACGCTCTAAACTATAGGATAAGGCTTGACAGCCACTCATACCTGCTTCAGTACCCGCAGGTACCTATAGTCCAGACTAGGATGCTGGACATAATGGGCTATAACGAGAGGCCGGCCGGGCAGAATATGGTAGTCGCTATAATGTCATACACGGGATACAACATTGAGGACGCGCTGATATTCAACAAGGGATCGATAGACATGGGACTGGCGAGGGCCTACTTCTTCCGTGTATACACTGGAATAGAGAATGAGTATCCCGGCGGCGAGAGAGACAGGATAACCCTGCCGAAGCCTGACGAGGTTTACGACTATAGGGGTGCAGCGGCATACGCGAAGCTAGAGGCCGATGGAATAGTAGCCCCCGAAACCGAGGTTGAGGGCGGCGAGATCCTGATAGGCAGGGTAAGCCCGCCCAGGTTCCTCGGCGAAGGCAGGGTTATATCGATGGCTACCGTTAGGAGGCGTGACACAAGCATACCGATGAGGCTGGGTGAGAAGGGGGTTGTTGATATGGTTGTCATATCCACAACAGTCGAGAGGAATAAGCTAGTGAAGGTCAGGGTTAGAAACCTGAGGATACCAGAGATAGGGGACAAGTTCGCCAGCAGGCACGGGCAGAAGGGGGTTATAGGCATGATATTCCCGAGGTATGACATGCCATACACGGAGGAGGGTATAGAGCCCGACGTTATACTTAACCCGCACGCCATACCCTCTAGGATGACTGTCGGCCAGCTTCTAGAGGAGATCGCTGGAAAGCTCGGAGCTATTAAGGGCAGATTCGTGGATGCCACCCCCTTCTTTAAGGAGGATATAGATGGACTGAGGATAGAGCTGTTGAAGGAGGGCTACGATCCGAACGCGAGGGAGGTTATGTACGACGGTAGGACAGGGCAGATTATAGAGGCACCGATAACAATCGGTGTCGCATACTATCAGAGACTTTATCACATGGTTGCAGACAAGATCCACGCAAGGGCTACTGGAAGGGTGCATCTATTGACTAGGCAGCCTACCGAGGGTAAGGCCCGTCAGGGAGGCCTCAGGTTCGGAGAGATGGAGAGGGACTGTTTGGTGGGCCATGGAGCCTCCATGCTGCTTAGGGACAGGATGCTGGACAACAGCGACGCGTACGTGATGTACGTGTGTAACACTTGTGGGAATATAGCGTGGTTTAACAGGAGGAAGAAAGTGCTCGAATGCCCCATACATGGAGAGGAGGGTGACATCAGGCCTGTCAAAGTACCCTACGCGTTCAAACTGCTGCTGCAGGAGATAACCAGTATGATGATAAAGCCGGAACTCAAGGTAGCCGACAAGATATCCGTCATCAGAAAAGTCGTCGGCGACTATACATGA
- a CDS encoding DNA-directed RNA polymerase subunit H, which produces MSSKTRKSSRVILEHEYVPEHRLLSIEEAVQVLKMLGIKPWQLPKISVNDPIARLLKAKPGDIIEITRRSYTAGEAKYYRFVVAYQKGVK; this is translated from the coding sequence GTGTCCTCTAAGACTCGTAAGTCTAGTAGGGTTATCCTGGAGCATGAGTATGTTCCTGAGCATAGACTCCTCTCTATTGAGGAGGCAGTCCAGGTTTTGAAGATGCTAGGAATTAAGCCTTGGCAGCTGCCGAAGATTAGCGTGAACGATCCTATAGCTCGTCTTCTGAAGGCTAAGCCGGGGGATATTATCGAGATAACTAGGCGCAGCTACACGGCTGGCGAGGCGAAGTACTATAGGTTTGTAGTGGCCTACCAGAAGGGGGTGAAGTAG
- a CDS encoding metallophosphoesterase → MTGSAVKLMSLIDGSGLFIVEGTPILYHKPSSTILFSDLHLGYEQAMAEAGVFLPRVQLRRAILTLDRVVMGLKPKKAVIVGDIKHAFDRLLKQEALETAKLLEWLSSRGVDKVIVIRGNHDNYIPGVVTKSGGEFVEDYLDVDKGIVAVHGHKKAEFDADIIIIGHEHPAIKINVAGSRVKYPAFLIVPREDGGTIVVLPALGVYQTGNPVTLDRSLYLSPYIREEGVVEEAVPIIIDESVGSLKLPPLRELDKILG, encoded by the coding sequence TTGACAGGTTCTGCTGTGAAGCTAATGTCCCTGATAGATGGCAGCGGCCTGTTTATAGTCGAGGGAACACCCATACTCTATCATAAACCCTCCTCAACAATATTATTCTCTGATTTACATCTCGGGTACGAGCAGGCTATGGCCGAGGCAGGAGTCTTTCTCCCTCGCGTTCAGCTACGAAGAGCTATCTTGACTCTAGATAGGGTTGTGATGGGACTCAAGCCTAAAAAGGCTGTTATTGTCGGCGACATAAAACATGCGTTCGACAGGCTTTTGAAGCAGGAGGCCCTAGAAACCGCCAAGCTCTTGGAATGGTTATCAAGCAGAGGTGTTGACAAGGTTATTGTAATTAGGGGAAACCACGATAATTACATACCAGGTGTCGTAACTAAGAGTGGAGGGGAGTTCGTCGAGGATTATCTTGATGTTGATAAAGGGATCGTGGCTGTTCACGGCCACAAGAAGGCAGAGTTTGACGCCGATATTATTATAATAGGGCACGAACACCCAGCTATCAAGATAAACGTTGCCGGTAGCAGGGTCAAATACCCGGCCTTTCTGATAGTACCCAGAGAGGATGGTGGAACTATAGTGGTGCTACCCGCCCTTGGTGTTTACCAGACAGGTAACCCCGTAACCCTTGATAGAAGCCTATACCTCTCGCCATATATTAGAGAGGAGGGTGTCGTGGAGGAGGCAGTTCCTATAATTATAGATGAGAGTGTAGGCTCTCTAAAACTACCGCCTCTCAGAGAACTTGATAAAATATTGGGATAG
- a CDS encoding TATA-box-binding protein yields MDTGVEGLPKPEVKIENIVATVILENQLDLNLIETKIQDVDYNPDQFPGLVYRLESPRVTVLIFKSGKMVITGAKSINQLIHVVKKLLKAFADQGIPISGKPQIQIQNIVASANLKVYIDLEKAALEFENSLYEPEQFPGLIYRMDEPRVVMLIFSSGKMVITGAKMENEVYDAVKKVARKLKEADAIIGIAE; encoded by the coding sequence ATAGACACTGGTGTTGAAGGCCTTCCCAAGCCTGAAGTTAAGATTGAGAATATAGTTGCCACGGTTATCCTGGAGAACCAGCTCGATCTGAACCTGATTGAGACTAAGATACAGGATGTGGACTATAACCCAGACCAGTTTCCAGGCCTTGTTTACAGGCTGGAGAGCCCGAGGGTTACAGTTCTGATATTTAAGTCCGGTAAGATGGTTATTACAGGTGCTAAAAGCATAAACCAGCTTATACATGTTGTTAAGAAACTGTTGAAAGCGTTCGCCGACCAGGGTATACCTATAAGCGGTAAGCCCCAGATACAGATACAAAATATAGTTGCGTCGGCAAACCTCAAGGTCTATATAGATCTTGAAAAGGCCGCACTCGAGTTCGAGAACAGCCTATATGAGCCGGAACAGTTCCCCGGCCTTATATACCGCATGGACGAGCCTAGGGTTGTCATGCTGATATTTAGCAGCGGTAAGATGGTTATCACAGGCGCCAAGATGGAGAACGAAGTTTATGATGCTGTTAAGAAAGTTGCCAGAAAGCTTAAGGAAGCAGACGCCATTATAGGAATCGCGGAGTGA
- the amrS gene encoding AmmeMemoRadiSam system radical SAM enzyme produces the protein MGSLRLTERPHVRKARLWVKLSDGKEGWVRCDLCQRRCVIAPGKYGACGVRKNIGGELYTLVYGLLSASNIDPIEKKPLLHFYPGSTVLSISTVGCNFFCQFCQNFEISQSRLEKGLYGVYRTPEEVVRLALVYGADGITYTYNEPTIFFETVYDVAKEAKKHGLFNTMVTNGYMTPEAVDELGSLIDAATVDFKGGGDPEFYRKIMFVPDPEPIYEAILAMKDKGWWIEITNLVVPILGDKPEYVRRMARWIVENLGPEVPFHLLRFHPDYKLRHVPHTPVKTLEKLARIAMEEGLKHVYIGNVWGHPLEDTYCPKCGYKVVDREGFAIVEWRLTSDFRCPRCGYKLNFRGEYTPRNINYPMPVM, from the coding sequence ATGGGTAGTCTAAGGCTTACGGAGAGACCGCACGTAAGGAAGGCTAGGCTTTGGGTAAAACTTAGTGACGGTAAGGAGGGGTGGGTGAGGTGCGATCTCTGCCAGAGGAGGTGTGTTATAGCTCCTGGAAAGTATGGGGCTTGTGGTGTTAGGAAGAACATAGGAGGGGAACTCTACACTCTGGTCTATGGCCTTCTGAGCGCTAGCAATATAGACCCTATTGAGAAGAAGCCTCTACTACACTTTTACCCGGGCTCGACAGTTCTGAGTATAAGCACCGTTGGGTGCAACTTCTTCTGCCAGTTCTGCCAGAACTTCGAGATAAGCCAGTCCCGGCTTGAGAAGGGTCTTTACGGTGTCTATAGGACGCCTGAGGAGGTTGTGAGGCTAGCCTTAGTCTATGGAGCCGACGGCATCACCTATACCTACAACGAGCCCACAATATTCTTTGAAACTGTTTACGACGTGGCAAAGGAAGCTAAAAAGCATGGCCTCTTCAACACTATGGTGACCAACGGCTACATGACCCCCGAAGCTGTTGATGAGCTAGGAAGCCTCATAGACGCTGCTACTGTCGATTTCAAGGGAGGAGGCGACCCCGAGTTCTACAGGAAGATAATGTTCGTGCCGGACCCCGAACCCATATACGAGGCGATACTTGCTATGAAGGATAAAGGCTGGTGGATAGAGATAACAAACCTGGTTGTCCCTATCCTCGGCGATAAGCCTGAGTATGTTAGGCGTATGGCCAGATGGATAGTTGAAAACCTTGGACCGGAGGTGCCCTTCCACCTGCTGAGATTCCATCCAGACTACAAGCTAAGGCACGTACCCCACACTCCAGTTAAGACCCTCGAGAAGCTGGCCAGAATAGCTATGGAAGAGGGCCTCAAACATGTTTATATAGGCAACGTGTGGGGCCACCCGCTCGAGGACACGTACTGTCCCAAGTGTGGATACAAAGTTGTTGACAGGGAGGGTTTCGCAATCGTAGAATGGCGGCTAACAAGCGACTTCAGATGCCCACGCTGCGGGTATAAGCTCAATTTCCGCGGCGAGTACACGCCACGTAACATAAACTATCCCATGCCAGTGATGTAA
- a CDS encoding DUF2258 domain-containing protein yields MPTLRTGLVIAAGYADKVRRVLFAQLRDAIKSGELSNKDVAMAAGNLNRVLFELLVNKLKADKLDVVRIQIDYEVRDSQIQFDFSTLRVELWRRVPEEEIAPIVEDFARAAPRLLEEEIRFTVEKVGETDVGDVVYRIMYRGSDVGALIVTPLNGEALVRGAVVEPTPLLLKRTRVQVEADRIDDFVRESVSRLFSEAQNVEKREAVRVVNEILSLVKAGEEGFEEALEEEVEG; encoded by the coding sequence TTGCCTACGCTGAGAACAGGCCTCGTTATAGCGGCTGGTTATGCGGATAAGGTTCGTAGAGTGCTTTTCGCGCAACTTAGAGACGCGATAAAGTCAGGCGAACTCTCTAACAAGGACGTTGCCATGGCAGCTGGTAATTTGAATAGGGTTCTCTTCGAGCTGCTGGTTAACAAGCTGAAGGCCGATAAGCTTGACGTGGTGAGGATACAGATTGACTATGAGGTTAGGGACTCGCAAATACAATTCGACTTCTCCACCCTCAGGGTAGAGCTTTGGAGGAGGGTTCCCGAAGAGGAGATAGCGCCAATAGTTGAGGATTTCGCCAGAGCAGCTCCCAGGCTTCTCGAGGAGGAGATCAGGTTTACAGTGGAGAAGGTCGGCGAGACTGATGTTGGAGATGTAGTGTATAGAATCATGTATAGGGGTTCCGACGTAGGAGCACTTATAGTGACGCCGTTGAACGGTGAAGCGCTCGTCAGGGGGGCGGTCGTAGAGCCGACCCCGCTCCTGCTTAAAAGGACTAGGGTGCAGGTTGAGGCGGATAGGATAGACGACTTCGTGAGGGAGAGTGTTTCACGCTTGTTTAGCGAAGCCCAGAATGTGGAGAAGAGGGAAGCTGTGAGGGTTGTTAATGAAATACTATCGCTTGTTAAAGCCGGGGAGGAAGGGTTTGAGGAGGCGCTGGAGGAGGAAGTGGAGGGGTAG
- a CDS encoding mechanosensitive ion channel family protein has protein sequence MAEIPGLGGASLSWPFNVSLEQVLTAILILSVGAVAALLVRGRVYIYLSKRTSRDIAVAISRILFYTILFLTGVAALAQLGIDISVFLVAGGIVGIALGIASQTVASNLIAGVFLYLERPFKVGDPVIVGSIGGVVYDISILSSKILKWDGVMARIPNEALFKSNVDVLNKSLARRVEYRIPVKETSDYSKAAEIALNAIQEEPLALAEPEPQVFVDNISERGAELVVRFWAPSDQWFNAKIKMLSIIVKRLLDAGVEITPPQRLVSLREGPEGLGEGEGRPQSAG, from the coding sequence ATGGCTGAAATACCAGGTTTGGGGGGAGCCTCACTATCCTGGCCGTTTAACGTCAGCTTGGAGCAGGTGTTAACTGCTATCCTAATCCTCTCTGTGGGAGCTGTTGCTGCGCTGCTCGTAAGGGGCCGGGTCTACATATACCTCTCAAAACGAACGTCGAGAGATATAGCGGTAGCCATATCCAGGATCCTATTCTACACTATACTATTCCTAACAGGCGTTGCAGCCCTAGCCCAGTTAGGCATAGACATATCTGTCTTCCTAGTGGCCGGAGGGATAGTCGGTATAGCATTGGGCATTGCGAGCCAGACGGTAGCGTCAAACCTCATAGCCGGGGTGTTCCTCTACCTCGAACGTCCCTTCAAGGTTGGAGACCCTGTGATTGTGGGTAGCATAGGCGGCGTGGTCTACGACATCTCGATCCTCAGCTCTAAGATACTGAAGTGGGACGGTGTTATGGCTAGGATACCCAACGAGGCCCTGTTTAAGAGTAATGTTGATGTTCTCAACAAGTCCCTGGCAAGGCGTGTTGAGTACAGGATACCGGTGAAGGAGACTAGCGACTACTCTAAGGCTGCGGAGATAGCTTTAAACGCTATACAAGAAGAGCCTCTCGCCCTAGCAGAGCCTGAACCCCAGGTATTCGTCGACAATATCAGCGAGAGGGGCGCTGAACTGGTTGTACGCTTCTGGGCCCCCTCGGACCAGTGGTTTAACGCAAAGATTAAAATGCTAAGCATAATAGTGAAGAGACTGCTAGACGCTGGTGTAGAGATAACGCCTCCACAGAGACTAGTCTCGCTTAGAGAAGGACCAGAAGGGCTAGGGGAGGGAGAAGGTAGGCCGCAGAGCGCGGGGTAA